Proteins from a genomic interval of Paenibacillus sp. FSL R5-0623:
- a CDS encoding GerAB/ArcD/ProY family transporter — protein MSPIHIFFVLYVSLVSVGLMNFQYKMLHGAENDGWISIVIASFIVAGVIKMMYVLLGRQSPTQATLVHINQRYWGRYAGSIINWIFMLYFVLGSSVAFLSYVHIVQLWVLPTQNTWLISLAILVIAYYCVAGGIQSVTGMCLWGTLFILVLVFPQIFLVSSYLHPRNLLPILDHDASSIWLSTRDMLHEFIGCGILLVVYPFIRTPERSIKWAYAAVITATVVYLVFFTFAFMFFSHGQMKEHLWPTLNLISIIEMPLIQRMEYLVLSFWLLKMLAIITLGLWAACHCLKLERSIRPTLGLKFAVVIFVILILIIRDTNQIEMMTELYMRIGEVLIYMYLPLLFLFSLFRINQGQFSPTKDTTNNADKGDEE, from the coding sequence ATGTCGCCCATTCATATATTTTTTGTGTTATATGTCAGTTTGGTCAGTGTTGGTTTGATGAATTTTCAATATAAGATGCTTCACGGGGCAGAGAACGATGGTTGGATCAGCATTGTGATTGCCTCTTTTATTGTAGCCGGAGTTATTAAAATGATGTATGTTTTGCTGGGACGCCAATCCCCGACCCAAGCTACGCTTGTACACATCAATCAACGCTATTGGGGCAGGTACGCAGGCTCCATCATCAACTGGATTTTTATGTTGTACTTTGTGCTGGGTTCTTCTGTGGCCTTCCTTTCCTATGTTCATATTGTTCAATTATGGGTTCTGCCTACCCAAAATACTTGGTTAATCAGTCTGGCAATATTGGTAATAGCCTACTATTGCGTGGCTGGCGGGATACAGTCGGTAACAGGTATGTGTCTTTGGGGAACCCTGTTCATTCTCGTGCTTGTTTTTCCACAAATTTTTCTGGTGTCATCCTATTTACATCCTCGCAATTTGCTGCCGATTTTGGATCATGATGCCTCCTCCATCTGGCTTTCAACACGGGATATGCTCCACGAATTTATCGGCTGCGGTATTCTGCTGGTCGTTTATCCCTTTATCCGAACACCCGAACGTTCGATTAAATGGGCTTATGCTGCAGTCATTACCGCCACAGTGGTGTACTTGGTTTTTTTCACATTTGCCTTTATGTTCTTCAGTCACGGACAAATGAAAGAGCATCTGTGGCCCACACTCAATCTGATCAGTATTATCGAAATGCCCTTGATCCAACGCATGGAGTATCTGGTCTTGTCTTTCTGGTTATTGAAAATGTTAGCGATTATTACGCTGGGGCTCTGGGCGGCCTGTCATTGTCTGAAATTAGAGAGGTCGATCAGACCCACCCTGGGCCTGAAGTTCGCTGTGGTAATCTTCGTGATTTTAATCTTGATCATTAGAGATACCAACCAGATTGAGATGATGACAGAGTTGTATATGCGAATCGGAGAAGTGTTGATCTATATGTATCTTCCGCTTCTTTTTCTATTTTCCTTGTTCCGAATCAATCAGGGTCAGTTCTCCCCCACGAAGGACACCACAAATAACGCGGACAAAGGAGATGAAGAATGA
- a CDS encoding YafY family protein, producing the protein MLLLLLEKKKATAPELARMFEISVRTVYRDIDRLSAAGIPVYTTTGKHGGIHLMDNYVMDKSLLSEEDQNEILMGLYSISAIPHLNSAHMLQRLTALFDHKLDWIEFNFSPWGSIPLQERELFNQVKQAILTNQLITFHYVNSDGEKSMPTVEPQKLIFKNSTWYFKGYIHDDPDRKEFETFKMKRITQLTFLARKHDHSVTAGSNDPESEAAPVLIPLTLSFSSNIAYRVHDFFEPSLIKKEPDGRLRVSLELNVGEWLYSFLLSFGSELTVIEPVHVGQELLRRHIKAVEHLQNVMNKLPNNE; encoded by the coding sequence ATGTTGCTTTTGTTATTGGAGAAAAAGAAAGCCACTGCACCAGAACTCGCCCGTATGTTCGAGATTTCTGTACGCACGGTGTACCGCGATATCGACCGGCTGAGCGCTGCGGGCATCCCCGTCTATACAACGACCGGCAAGCATGGCGGTATCCATCTGATGGACAACTATGTCATGGACAAGTCCCTGTTGTCGGAAGAAGACCAGAACGAAATTTTGATGGGACTATACAGCATCAGTGCAATCCCACACCTTAATAGTGCTCATATGCTGCAACGGTTAACCGCTCTGTTTGATCACAAGCTGGATTGGATCGAATTCAATTTCTCACCATGGGGCAGTATCCCCCTGCAAGAGAGAGAATTGTTCAATCAGGTGAAACAAGCCATACTAACAAATCAACTGATTACGTTTCATTATGTTAATTCGGATGGCGAGAAAAGCATGCCGACTGTGGAGCCACAGAAGCTTATTTTCAAAAACAGTACATGGTACTTCAAAGGCTACATTCATGATGATCCTGATCGTAAAGAATTCGAGACATTTAAGATGAAACGGATCACCCAGTTGACTTTTCTGGCGAGAAAACACGATCACTCTGTTACTGCCGGATCAAACGATCCTGAATCAGAGGCAGCTCCTGTCCTGATTCCTCTTACACTCTCGTTCTCCAGCAATATTGCATACCGAGTACATGATTTTTTCGAACCGTCCCTCATTAAAAAAGAGCCTGATGGCAGGCTCCGTGTGTCTCTCGAACTGAATGTAGGGGAATGGCTGTACTCCTTCCTGTTGTCGTTTGGTTCCGAGCTGACCGTAATCGAGCCTGTTCATGTTGGACAGGAATTGCTCAGACGTCATATCAAAGCCGTTGAACATTTGCAGAACGTCATGAACAAACTTCCCAACAATGAATGA
- a CDS encoding spore germination protein: protein MNLSAHTQEQRLESITDVLAACGRSDDFMTRDITIGSLPLEFCYYKTLIDSHLLEIVIHALQEQTAIDTVVSLHDLITHIPLEELKVSDQSDEVLQALLQGSLLIRCLTHEQEIILVPMTGKEGIRSNNDTENEFSVIGPKVGFVESLPVNLHLIRMQLRTTNLIVKEITIGSLSQSKVAILYVEGIVNPDNVTRMEERLKAIDFDVVFDTSQLDQLIADNSFTPFPLFTTTERRDRVIYALITGQVAVISDGSPSFITGPSTLFDFFVSPEDYYLPWALGSFFRLIRIFGVIFSLFASALYVALMTFHYEVVPKELLGKLISTRQSVPFPPLFEAIFLETTIEFLREAGARLPNRIGQTLGVVGGIILGQAAVEAALTSNVLIIIVSLSALASFVTPIYKMSNAIRFLRFPIILLASLWGALGIAIGLCFLLVHLSRLKSLGSPYMSPFFPMRFNDLKDSLIRASYEQTNTRPSYLRPLSFIRYKPGKMHRTNRLDEE from the coding sequence ATGAACTTATCTGCCCATACTCAAGAGCAAAGATTGGAGTCCATTACGGATGTGCTTGCAGCCTGTGGTCGTTCCGATGATTTCATGACCCGTGATATAACCATCGGCAGTTTGCCACTCGAATTTTGCTATTATAAAACGCTGATAGACAGTCATTTGCTGGAAATTGTAATTCATGCGTTGCAAGAGCAAACTGCTATTGACACAGTAGTGAGTTTGCACGATCTGATAACTCATATCCCTCTGGAAGAACTGAAAGTTTCGGATCAGAGTGATGAAGTGTTGCAAGCTCTTCTTCAAGGCAGTCTGCTGATTCGATGCCTTACTCATGAACAGGAGATCATTCTTGTTCCCATGACAGGCAAGGAGGGGATTCGGAGTAATAATGATACGGAGAATGAGTTCAGTGTAATAGGTCCCAAAGTCGGTTTTGTGGAATCTTTGCCAGTGAATCTGCATTTGATTCGCATGCAGCTGCGAACAACCAATCTGATTGTAAAGGAAATAACGATCGGGTCCTTGTCCCAGTCCAAAGTGGCCATTCTCTATGTAGAAGGCATCGTCAATCCTGACAACGTGACGAGGATGGAAGAAAGACTGAAGGCTATTGATTTTGATGTTGTATTTGATACCTCACAATTGGATCAATTGATTGCAGATAATTCGTTCACGCCTTTTCCGTTATTTACGACAACGGAACGCAGGGACAGAGTTATCTATGCGCTCATAACAGGCCAGGTGGCGGTGATTAGTGATGGCTCTCCCTCTTTTATAACAGGCCCATCGACGTTGTTTGATTTCTTTGTCTCTCCGGAGGATTATTATCTGCCTTGGGCGCTGGGTTCCTTTTTTCGCCTGATCCGCATCTTTGGGGTAATTTTCTCCCTATTCGCCTCGGCGCTATATGTTGCCTTAATGACATTTCACTACGAAGTTGTGCCTAAAGAGCTTTTGGGCAAATTGATTTCGACCAGGCAAAGTGTACCTTTTCCGCCTCTTTTTGAAGCAATATTTCTGGAAACGACGATTGAATTTTTGCGGGAAGCCGGAGCGAGACTACCTAATCGTATCGGACAAACACTAGGCGTAGTGGGGGGCATTATTCTGGGACAAGCTGCTGTAGAAGCTGCTCTCACAAGTAATGTATTAATTATTATTGTGTCCTTGTCTGCGCTAGCTTCATTTGTCACACCGATCTATAAAATGTCGAATGCCATTCGCTTTTTACGATTTCCAATTATTCTGCTAGCTTCACTCTGGGGGGCGTTAGGCATTGCAATTGGACTTTGTTTTCTGCTGGTTCATCTGTCGCGTTTGAAGTCCTTAGGTTCACCATACATGTCGCCATTCTTCCCGATGCGGTTCAATGATCTCAAAGACAGTCTAATTCGGGCATCCTATGAACAGACGAATACCCGTCCGAGTTATTTGAGGCCACTCTCTTTCATTCGTTATAAGCCAGGTAAAATGCATCGAACAAATCGTCTGGACGAGGAGTGA
- a CDS encoding Ger(x)C family spore germination protein yields MNRIGRILLILMVIFLLSSCKDTSIINKISLVLTSAYDLQDNHIHNSVLIGEYSDKDKSDVRLMEIDSSNNFDVVSRMNMQSKEPIEYGQLRVMVLGETYARHGIRNILHILSHNTKVSRRMQLAVAEGKALDIIKASMPFQDPLYLMKLIEQNANYANLPHSSLHQTLFQYFSKGQDIYLPRLALNEQQKIELDGLVIFRGEIATLQINEDEGLCLKLLTENAKNGKFLVPITDVPNLTQSVPKEPHYALLKILSSSVKHRSSDPQSETLDTSIRISASIIKDSQNDFLLSGKDMKALEREIQQHMEAKINRLVQKFQSEHVDPVGFGDYVKSRTRQWNSQTFYKNYSAMDIRLHVDLHLIQDGIQE; encoded by the coding sequence ATGAACCGTATAGGCAGAATCCTGTTGATTTTAATGGTCATATTTCTCCTCAGTTCCTGTAAAGATACCAGTATCATTAACAAGATCAGTCTTGTTCTGACTTCCGCATACGATCTGCAAGACAACCACATCCATAACAGTGTGCTGATTGGGGAGTATAGCGACAAAGACAAAAGTGATGTTAGATTGATGGAGATCGATTCATCAAATAACTTTGACGTTGTGTCAAGGATGAATATGCAGTCGAAGGAACCTATTGAATACGGTCAGTTGAGAGTGATGGTACTCGGGGAAACATATGCACGCCATGGAATTCGGAATATTTTACATATTCTGTCTCACAATACAAAGGTGTCCAGACGGATGCAGCTTGCGGTTGCTGAAGGCAAGGCGCTGGATATTATTAAAGCATCCATGCCTTTTCAAGATCCGTTATATCTGATGAAATTGATCGAGCAAAATGCCAATTATGCAAATCTACCTCATTCAAGCTTGCATCAGACGTTATTCCAGTATTTTAGCAAGGGTCAGGATATTTATCTTCCAAGGCTCGCCCTTAATGAACAACAGAAAATTGAACTGGATGGGTTGGTCATATTTAGGGGTGAAATCGCAACGCTTCAGATCAATGAGGATGAGGGGTTATGCTTGAAATTGCTGACAGAAAACGCTAAAAACGGAAAGTTTCTGGTGCCTATCACAGATGTTCCTAACTTGACACAATCCGTTCCGAAAGAACCTCACTATGCATTGCTTAAAATTTTGTCTTCATCCGTAAAGCATCGGTCTTCTGATCCACAGTCCGAGACTTTGGATACGAGCATTCGGATCAGTGCTTCCATCATTAAAGACTCACAAAATGACTTTCTCTTATCAGGCAAAGATATGAAAGCTCTGGAGCGTGAGATCCAACAACATATGGAAGCAAAAATCAATCGACTGGTTCAGAAATTTCAATCCGAACATGTGGACCCTGTAGGCTTCGGAGATTATGTGAAAAGCCGTACCCGTCAATGGAATAGCCAGACATTCTACAAGAACTATTCTGCCATGGATATTCGCTTACATGTGGATTTGCACCTCATACAGGATGGGATTCAAGAATAA
- a CDS encoding glycoside hydrolase family 1 protein → MTMKEGFYWGGATAANQFEGGWNQGGKGPSTSDMMTGGTHTIPRRITPVLEEGTYYPSHEAVDFYGHYKEDIAMMAEMGFKMFRMSINWSRIYPNGYDLEPNEEGLQFYDNVFAELKKYNIEPLVTISHYETPFGLTQKYNGWASREVIDCYIRYCTTLFNRYKDQVKYWLTFNEINILTMPMGAYMGAGILLEGKEALTDGIDNPQTRFQALHHQFVASAKAVKLGHEINPDFQIGCMVAFMTTYPNTCNPDDMLLAQKKDQISNMICGDVQVRGAYPGFAKRFFAEEGIQIEMQPGDEQTLREGCVDFYSFSYYMSLVESADESLERAEGNLLGGIKNPYLEASDWGWQIDPKGLRYTLNHLYDRYQIPLMVVENGLGAVDVVEEDGSIQDDYRIDYLKGHIEQMKEAVADGVDLIAYTMWGCIDLVSASTGEMKKRYGFIHVNKDNDGNGDLSRTPKKSFHWYKKVIESNGEEL, encoded by the coding sequence ATGACAATGAAAGAAGGATTTTACTGGGGTGGCGCTACGGCTGCCAATCAATTCGAGGGTGGATGGAACCAAGGTGGCAAGGGGCCAAGCACGTCGGACATGATGACAGGGGGAACCCACACGATTCCACGCCGGATTACACCTGTACTGGAAGAGGGCACGTATTATCCGAGCCATGAAGCGGTTGATTTTTACGGACATTACAAAGAAGATATCGCGATGATGGCAGAGATGGGCTTCAAAATGTTCCGCATGTCCATCAACTGGTCCCGGATCTATCCGAACGGTTACGATCTGGAGCCAAACGAAGAGGGATTGCAGTTCTACGATAATGTTTTTGCCGAGTTGAAAAAGTACAATATTGAGCCGCTCGTAACGATATCCCATTATGAAACGCCATTCGGTCTGACACAGAAGTATAACGGTTGGGCTTCCCGTGAAGTCATCGATTGTTATATCCGCTATTGTACAACCCTGTTCAACCGTTACAAGGATCAAGTGAAATACTGGCTGACGTTCAACGAAATCAACATTTTGACAATGCCGATGGGTGCTTATATGGGCGCCGGTATCTTGTTGGAAGGCAAAGAGGCATTGACGGATGGAATCGATAATCCACAGACTCGTTTCCAGGCACTGCATCACCAATTTGTCGCAAGTGCTAAAGCGGTGAAGCTGGGACATGAGATTAACCCTGATTTCCAGATCGGTTGTATGGTCGCTTTCATGACAACCTATCCAAACACATGTAACCCGGACGACATGTTGCTTGCACAGAAGAAAGACCAAATCTCCAATATGATCTGCGGTGATGTACAGGTTCGTGGAGCATATCCTGGATTCGCCAAACGTTTCTTCGCCGAAGAAGGTATCCAGATCGAGATGCAACCGGGAGACGAGCAGACCTTGCGTGAAGGCTGCGTAGACTTCTACTCCTTCAGTTATTATATGTCGTTGGTTGAAAGTGCGGACGAGTCCCTTGAGAGAGCAGAAGGTAATCTGCTGGGCGGTATCAAAAATCCATATCTCGAAGCTTCGGACTGGGGTTGGCAGATTGATCCAAAAGGACTGCGTTACACGTTGAATCATCTGTATGATCGTTATCAGATTCCACTGATGGTGGTGGAGAACGGTCTGGGTGCTGTCGATGTGGTAGAGGAAGACGGCTCCATTCAGGATGACTATCGCATTGATTATCTGAAAGGTCACATTGAACAGATGAAAGAAGCGGTAGCTGACGGCGTAGATTTGATCGCCTACACGATGTGGGGATGTATCGACCTGGTTAGTGCATCCACTGGAGAGATGAAGAAGCGTTATGGCTTCATTCATGTCAACAAGGACAACGACGGTAACGGAGACTTGAGCAGAACACCGAAGAAGAGTTTCCACTGGTACAAAAAAGTCATTGAATCCAATGGTGAAGAATTATAA
- a CDS encoding class I SAM-dependent methyltransferase, protein MQDIRHNNVERFKGFGTLYDQNRPAAPTEVVDILTTYLGSTPRMVADIGCGTGLSSWIWLNEAERIIGFEPSDDMRSVAESKWESAGKPDNLRFVSGLSHDLGLPDGSVDVLTCSQSFHWMEPQPTLREFARVLRTGGIFAAYDCDWPPMLDWQLEQAYLQLNKEADQRAASLAPQDSHAHKWSKDGHLQQIQQSGLFRYVREIVFHHHETFTADRYVNLALSQGGLQTALKLGADDLLTAADEFRALANRVFDGESRRVLFSYRMRLGIV, encoded by the coding sequence ATGCAAGACATTAGACACAACAATGTGGAACGTTTCAAAGGTTTTGGTACGTTATACGATCAGAACCGGCCAGCTGCTCCCACTGAAGTGGTGGATATTCTGACGACATATCTTGGCAGCACACCGCGTATGGTCGCAGATATTGGCTGTGGCACCGGCTTATCCTCGTGGATCTGGCTTAATGAAGCTGAACGTATCATCGGCTTTGAACCCAGCGATGACATGAGGTCTGTAGCAGAATCCAAGTGGGAATCTGCCGGGAAGCCGGATAACTTGCGGTTTGTGTCCGGCTTGTCTCACGACCTCGGACTACCAGATGGCAGTGTGGATGTGCTGACCTGCTCGCAATCGTTTCACTGGATGGAGCCGCAACCCACACTACGCGAGTTTGCACGTGTACTTCGTACAGGCGGCATATTTGCAGCCTACGATTGCGACTGGCCGCCAATGTTAGACTGGCAGTTAGAACAAGCCTATCTGCAGCTTAATAAGGAAGCAGATCAACGAGCAGCCAGTCTGGCTCCCCAGGATAGTCACGCACACAAATGGAGCAAGGATGGGCATTTGCAGCAGATTCAGCAGTCCGGGCTGTTCCGATATGTCCGGGAAATCGTGTTTCATCACCACGAGACATTTACTGCTGATCGATACGTCAATCTCGCCCTGAGCCAAGGCGGCCTGCAAACGGCGTTGAAGCTCGGAGCGGATGATCTATTAACAGCTGCTGACGAGTTCAGAGCGCTGGCTAATCGTGTATTTGACGGAGAATCCAGAAGAGTACTTTTTTCTTATCGCATGCGCCTTGGTATTGTCTGA
- a CDS encoding transcriptional regulator translates to MKFELGRCLLSERLMESGKSAEWLAKDLLFKPERVYDFIENKRVMPLKIAISIADSIGCDVRTLYELIPNDNEIKGD, encoded by the coding sequence TTGAAATTTGAACTAGGACGTTGCTTACTGAGTGAACGATTGATGGAATCCGGAAAGTCAGCAGAATGGTTGGCAAAAGACTTACTTTTTAAACCGGAACGAGTTTACGACTTTATTGAAAACAAAAGAGTGATGCCACTCAAAATTGCCATATCGATCGCCGATTCCATCGGTTGTGATGTTCGTACCTTGTATGAATTAATACCGAACGACAATGAAATAAAAGGAGATTAA
- a CDS encoding XRE family transcriptional regulator — protein MLKERIELLSKRKQISRKDLVEGLVTQAHFANILADRYPLPEDLAEAIAGRLGVSPSYILKAAAQDEETLERAEAIFEQMSVPASAISEDTVHALADRDDTLTVELTTALMKAVYYQQLNDATAHEYIHTSYLNFYLEKYGRPDDIDLPRPLVKALLFYKIQYYRSKMAFVDVLTHATRLSELALPGSEFWLSVQNIKMEAYIQVKQYEEAKQVFELTMRHVYDQRMFHRLSGLYVAYSGYCFAMGLVQEALSALTMAEANLVYAGNQGDLVTAIANNRIVMLTMTGELDQAQAEIERFESLLQQETEETQLAMQPLVSVYRCEVALARKNWGVLAQSVDQLLKCATTQDQQMSATFYQSHLALAHGDRDVFMERALACLPYFESAQHVMRLEPLYEGMAVVSEDQRKYKEAAMYYRKLVYLLRKK, from the coding sequence ATGCTGAAGGAACGCATTGAACTGCTAAGCAAAAGAAAACAAATCTCCCGTAAAGACCTTGTGGAAGGTCTGGTCACGCAGGCCCACTTTGCCAATATCCTGGCGGATCGTTATCCTCTACCTGAGGACTTGGCAGAAGCCATCGCCGGGCGTCTTGGGGTATCCCCTTCCTATATTCTAAAGGCTGCGGCTCAGGACGAGGAAACACTCGAACGGGCAGAGGCCATCTTCGAACAAATGTCTGTTCCAGCGTCAGCGATATCCGAAGATACGGTGCATGCTCTGGCAGATCGGGATGACACGTTGACCGTAGAGCTGACAACGGCCTTGATGAAGGCGGTCTATTATCAACAATTAAACGATGCAACGGCTCATGAGTATATACATACGTCCTACCTCAATTTTTACCTGGAGAAATATGGTCGTCCAGACGATATTGATCTGCCACGTCCGTTAGTCAAGGCACTTTTATTCTATAAAATACAATATTATCGTTCCAAAATGGCTTTTGTGGATGTATTAACTCATGCAACCAGGCTTAGTGAGCTGGCGCTTCCTGGCAGTGAATTCTGGTTGTCTGTGCAAAATATCAAGATGGAAGCCTACATTCAGGTCAAACAGTATGAAGAGGCAAAACAGGTATTTGAGCTTACAATGCGTCATGTATATGATCAGCGGATGTTCCATCGGTTGTCCGGGTTATATGTGGCATATAGTGGTTATTGTTTCGCAATGGGGCTGGTTCAGGAGGCACTCTCGGCATTAACCATGGCGGAGGCAAACCTCGTGTATGCCGGCAACCAGGGAGATCTGGTGACGGCAATTGCCAACAATCGGATTGTCATGCTGACGATGACAGGTGAACTGGATCAGGCACAGGCGGAGATTGAACGATTTGAATCGCTATTGCAGCAGGAAACGGAAGAAACACAGCTCGCCATGCAGCCGCTCGTCAGTGTGTATCGATGCGAAGTGGCTCTGGCACGGAAGAACTGGGGCGTGCTCGCGCAAAGTGTAGATCAACTCTTGAAATGTGCAACAACACAGGACCAGCAGATGAGCGCAACCTTCTACCAGAGCCATCTGGCTCTTGCGCATGGAGATCGGGATGTTTTCATGGAGCGTGCACTTGCGTGTCTGCCTTATTTTGAGTCCGCGCAGCATGTCATGCGGCTTGAACCGTTATATGAGGGGATGGCCGTAGTATCGGAGGATCAGCGGAAATACAAGGAAGCGGCGATGTATTATCGGAAGCTGGTCTACCTGTTACGCAAAAAATAG
- a CDS encoding phosphatase PAP2 family protein, translated as MHNWKKYISFPLLVAALCMIAFISIALSISDNQIHRFDDTLIGWVQGLESPGMTQFMHLFTWIGSEMPVVFITIIAMIVLYVCLRHKRELLFLACVLLGSTLLNALLKLVFQRARPTINRIIEVSGYSFPSGHSMAAFSLYGGLAFLIWKHVPTVTGRVLMIVASAVFILTIGISRIYLGVHYPSDIVGGYFLSGCWLSTCIWFYRRHLERMSQLHSRRLA; from the coding sequence ATGCACAATTGGAAAAAGTATATCTCATTCCCGCTGCTCGTTGCAGCGTTATGCATGATCGCCTTTATAAGCATCGCCCTGTCCATTAGCGACAACCAGATTCATCGATTTGATGATACCTTAATCGGCTGGGTTCAGGGGTTGGAATCCCCTGGTATGACACAATTCATGCACCTTTTTACCTGGATCGGCAGCGAAATGCCTGTGGTCTTCATTACCATCATCGCCATGATTGTGTTATACGTTTGCCTGCGACACAAACGCGAACTGCTCTTTCTGGCTTGCGTGCTCCTAGGTTCAACCCTGTTAAACGCATTGCTCAAGCTGGTATTCCAGCGTGCCAGACCTACCATTAACCGGATCATTGAAGTGAGCGGTTACAGCTTCCCCAGTGGGCATTCCATGGCAGCATTTAGCCTGTACGGTGGACTGGCCTTTCTAATCTGGAAACATGTACCCACCGTCACTGGACGTGTGCTGATGATTGTTGCCAGCGCCGTATTTATACTGACCATTGGGATAAGTCGTATCTACTTGGGGGTGCATTATCCAAGTGATATCGTCGGCGGATACTTCTTGAGTGGTTGCTGGCTCTCCACATGCATATGGTTTTATCGGCGGCATTTGGAGCGCATGTCCCAATTGCATTCCAGAAGACTGGCCTAG
- a CDS encoding AraC family transcriptional regulator, translating to MERFNYKKSQDVLALSASFTDFAYKKHCHEEYAVGVTLRGIQQYNLDGQYQASHQNGVMLFNREQSHDGSSYDKAGIDYVMLYLKPELVEEIIGKKELRFGSPIVYDPELARKILMLNDAVQLRQDEAECSERVFDLVHLLAQKEMDTKLWLPQDNLVRKAKEIMFCSTEDVLKLDNLSAEFGMSKFQFIREFKAHAGISPYQFFLNCKVERARQSIETHKDVYAAVADCGFVDLTHLNRHFKRVFGVTAYEYMLQLNYKR from the coding sequence ATGGAACGGTTTAACTATAAAAAGTCGCAAGACGTGCTGGCACTATCCGCCAGCTTTACTGATTTTGCATACAAAAAACATTGCCACGAGGAGTATGCGGTTGGCGTAACCCTGCGTGGCATTCAACAATATAACCTGGACGGACAATATCAGGCGTCTCACCAAAATGGTGTCATGTTGTTTAACCGTGAACAGTCCCATGATGGAAGCTCCTATGATAAGGCTGGCATTGACTATGTGATGCTGTATTTGAAGCCGGAATTGGTAGAGGAGATTATCGGCAAAAAGGAATTGCGTTTTGGAAGTCCCATCGTCTATGATCCCGAGCTTGCACGTAAGATCCTGATGCTGAACGACGCCGTCCAACTCAGACAGGACGAAGCCGAGTGCAGCGAACGAGTCTTCGATCTGGTTCACCTGCTGGCTCAGAAGGAGATGGACACCAAGCTCTGGTTGCCTCAGGACAACCTGGTCCGCAAAGCCAAGGAAATCATGTTTTGCAGCACCGAAGATGTGCTCAAGCTGGACAACCTAAGCGCCGAATTTGGCATGTCCAAGTTTCAATTTATCCGTGAATTCAAGGCACATGCAGGCATATCCCCCTACCAGTTTTTCCTGAACTGCAAGGTAGAGCGTGCCCGTCAATCCATCGAAACACACAAGGACGTCTATGCTGCTGTTGCCGATTGTGGATTTGTCGATCTGACCCATCTGAACCGACATTTCAAACGGGTATTTGGTGTCACGGCTTATGAATACATGTTGCAACTGAACTATAAAAGATGA